From a region of the Oncorhynchus mykiss isolate Arlee chromosome 32, USDA_OmykA_1.1, whole genome shotgun sequence genome:
- the LOC110487850 gene encoding gap junction beta-4 protein isoform X2, with amino-acid sequence MVFVVAAEKVWGDEQKDFDCNTRQPGCHNVCYDHFFPVSHSRLWALQLIFVTCPSLLVVLHVAYRDERERKHCLKHGEGCTRLYDNTGKKRGGLWWTYLFSLLFKMAVDGVFIFLLFYIYDAYFFPLVVKCSEDPCPNEVDCFIARPTEKRVFTAFMVVISLVCILLTLCEILYLLGKKCRECIGGGGPRAIRESPQFTMPATIPLTEKDTSVFKQSELKKINMADGDGGLDKRESPAPGYSVTVS; translated from the exons ATGGTCTTCGTCGTGGCCGCGGAGAAAGTGTGGGGTGACGAGCAGAAAGACTTCGACTGCAACACGCGCCAACCTGGCTGCCACAATGTCTGTTACGACCACTTCTTCCCTGTCTCCCACAGCCGGCTCTGGGCACTCCAACTCATCTTCGTCACCTGTCCCTCACTCCTGGTCGTCCTCCATGTCGCCTACAGAGATGAACGAGAGAGGAAACACTGTCTGAAGCACGGCGAGGGATGCACCCGTCTGTATGACAATACGGGGAAGAAGCGCGGCGGCCTGTGGTGGACCTACCTCTTCAGTCTGCTCTTCAAGATGGCGGTAGACGGCGTGTTCATCTTTCTGTTGTTTTACATCTACGATGCATACTTCTTCCCGCTGGTGGTGAAGTGCTCAGAGGACCCCTGTCCCAACGAGGTAGACTGCTTTATTGCcag GCCAACAGAGAAACGAGTGTTCACGGCCTTCATGGTGGTGATAAGCTTGGTGTGTATACTCTTGACCCTGTGTGAGATCCTCTACCTGCTGGGGAAGAAGTGCAGGGAGTGTATTGGCGGTGGAGGACCCCGTGCCATCAGGGAGAGCCCCCAGTTCACCATGCCAGCTACCATACCCCTGACAGAGAAAGATACCTCTGTGTTCAAGCAGTCTGAACTGAAGAAGATTAATATGGCTGATGGGGATGGTGGACTGGATAAGAGAGAGAGCCCTGCTCCGGGTTACAGTGTGACTGTCTCTTAA
- the LOC110487850 gene encoding gap junction beta-4 protein isoform X1, translating into MNWAFLQGLLSGVNKYSTAFGRIWLSVVFIFRLMVFVVAAEKVWGDEQKDFDCNTRQPGCHNVCYDHFFPVSHSRLWALQLIFVTCPSLLVVLHVAYRDERERKHCLKHGEGCTRLYDNTGKKRGGLWWTYLFSLLFKMAVDGVFIFLLFYIYDAYFFPLVVKCSEDPCPNEVDCFIARPTEKRVFTAFMVVISLVCILLTLCEILYLLGKKCRECIGGGGPRAIRESPQFTMPATIPLTEKDTSVFKQSELKKINMADGDGGLDKRESPAPGYSVTVS; encoded by the exons ATGAACTGGGCGTTTCTGCAGGGCCTGCTTAGCGGGGTCAACAAGTACTCCACGGCGTTCGGTCGTATCTGGCTCTCTGTCGTCTTCATCTTCAGACTCATGGTCTTCGTCGTGGCCGCGGAGAAAGTGTGGGGTGACGAGCAGAAAGACTTCGACTGCAACACGCGCCAACCTGGCTGCCACAATGTCTGTTACGACCACTTCTTCCCTGTCTCCCACAGCCGGCTCTGGGCACTCCAACTCATCTTCGTCACCTGTCCCTCACTCCTGGTCGTCCTCCATGTCGCCTACAGAGATGAACGAGAGAGGAAACACTGTCTGAAGCACGGCGAGGGATGCACCCGTCTGTATGACAATACGGGGAAGAAGCGCGGCGGCCTGTGGTGGACCTACCTCTTCAGTCTGCTCTTCAAGATGGCGGTAGACGGCGTGTTCATCTTTCTGTTGTTTTACATCTACGATGCATACTTCTTCCCGCTGGTGGTGAAGTGCTCAGAGGACCCCTGTCCCAACGAGGTAGACTGCTTTATTGCcag GCCAACAGAGAAACGAGTGTTCACGGCCTTCATGGTGGTGATAAGCTTGGTGTGTATACTCTTGACCCTGTGTGAGATCCTCTACCTGCTGGGGAAGAAGTGCAGGGAGTGTATTGGCGGTGGAGGACCCCGTGCCATCAGGGAGAGCCCCCAGTTCACCATGCCAGCTACCATACCCCTGACAGAGAAAGATACCTCTGTGTTCAAGCAGTCTGAACTGAAGAAGATTAATATGGCTGATGGGGATGGTGGACTGGATAAGAGAGAGAGCCCTGCTCCGGGTTACAGTGTGACTGTCTCTTAA
- the LOC110487848 gene encoding transmembrane protein 54-like isoform X1, with the protein MANTGRCCASLEQPKALMKIGLSMVLVGHVNFLLGALVHGAVLRHINLNTRAHTMAYSISNIMALTTGLVGVVVGMLAILLSKNKKSRVLTWSLFVVSLFGSLLATGSAIGLTVSVVRVTVNGRRSLLTHCRFPNAIGYASITNECPFDHTRVYSMTLILWVPLIVICIVQLVLSVRCFSLCVSFLGLPCFPRKIRLRDHGRTINTVAPAEPPSLTSSVPGHPLHLHLLQSDPSHLKSQRQPLPPPPPLHHSNPSHLKSQRQPLPPPPPLHQSDLSHLKSQRQPLPLPHHLHHSNPSHLKSQRQPLRPQHQTQRGSSDRWSDGGQLVPPEEHKLLEQGFWI; encoded by the exons ATGGCCAATACAG GTAGGTGCTGCGCCAGTCTGGAGCAGCCCAAGGCCCTGATGAAGATTGGCCTGAGTATGGTGCTTGTAGGACACGTCAACTTCCTACTGGGGGCGCTAGTCCACGGGGCTGTGCTGCGACACATCAACCTGAACACACGAGCCCACACCATGGCGTACTCCATATCTAATATAATGGCACTCACTACTGGACTAGTG GGTGTTGTTGTAGGAATGCTGGCCATCCTCCTGTCTAAAAACAAGAAGAGCAGAGTGCTG acatggTCGTTGTTCGTGGTCAGCCTGTTTGGTAGTCTCCTGGCCACAGGGTCTGCGATTGGCCTCACCGTTTCTGTGGTGAGGGTCACAGTTAATGGTAGGCGGAGCCTCCTGACTCACTGCCGGTTCCCCAACGCTATTGGCTACGCCAGCATCACTAACGAGTGCCCTTTCGACCACACACGCGTTTAT AGCATGACACTGATCCTGTGGGTTCCTCTGATCGTGATCTGTATTGTCCAGCTGGTCTTGTCAGTgcggtgtttctctctgtgtgtttctttcCTGGGTCTACCCTGCTTCCCTCGCAAGATCAGGCTCAGGGACCACGGTCGAACG ATAAATACAGTAGCACCCGCAGAGCCGCCCTCTCTCACTAGCTCAGTACCCGgtcatccccttcatctacaccttCTTCAGTCGGACCCGTCTCATCTCAAGTCCCAGCGGcagcctcttcctcctcctcctcctcttcatcactcGAACCCGTCTCATCTCAAGTCCCAGCGGcagcctcttcctcctcctcctcctcttcatcaatCGGACCTGTCTCATCTCAAGTCCCAGCGGcagcctcttcctcttcctcatcatctTCATCACTCGAACCCGTCTCATCTCAAGTCCCAGCGGCAGCCTCTTCGTCCTCAGCATCAGACTCAGAGAGGAAGTTCAGACAGGTGGTCTGACGGGGGGCAGCTGGTTCCCCCAGAGGAACATAAGCTGCTGGAACAAGGTTTCTGGATataa
- the LOC110487848 gene encoding uncharacterized protein LOC110487848 isoform X3, whose protein sequence is MANTGRCCASLEQPKALMKIGLSMVLVGHVNFLLGALVHGAVLRHINLNTRAHTMAYSISNIMALTTGLVGVVVGMLAILLSKNKKSRVLSMTLILWVPLIVICIVQLVLSVRCFSLCVSFLGLPCFPRKIRLRDHGRTINTVAPAEPPSLTSSVPGHPLHLHLLQSDPSHLKSQRQPLPPPPPLHHSNPSHLKSQRQPLPPPPPLHQSDLSHLKSQRQPLPLPHHLHHSNPSHLKSQRQPLRPQHQTQRGSSDRWSDGGQLVPPEEHKLLEQGFWI, encoded by the exons ATGGCCAATACAG GTAGGTGCTGCGCCAGTCTGGAGCAGCCCAAGGCCCTGATGAAGATTGGCCTGAGTATGGTGCTTGTAGGACACGTCAACTTCCTACTGGGGGCGCTAGTCCACGGGGCTGTGCTGCGACACATCAACCTGAACACACGAGCCCACACCATGGCGTACTCCATATCTAATATAATGGCACTCACTACTGGACTAGTG GGTGTTGTTGTAGGAATGCTGGCCATCCTCCTGTCTAAAAACAAGAAGAGCAGAGTGCTG AGCATGACACTGATCCTGTGGGTTCCTCTGATCGTGATCTGTATTGTCCAGCTGGTCTTGTCAGTgcggtgtttctctctgtgtgtttctttcCTGGGTCTACCCTGCTTCCCTCGCAAGATCAGGCTCAGGGACCACGGTCGAACG ATAAATACAGTAGCACCCGCAGAGCCGCCCTCTCTCACTAGCTCAGTACCCGgtcatccccttcatctacaccttCTTCAGTCGGACCCGTCTCATCTCAAGTCCCAGCGGcagcctcttcctcctcctcctcctcttcatcactcGAACCCGTCTCATCTCAAGTCCCAGCGGcagcctcttcctcctcctcctcctcttcatcaatCGGACCTGTCTCATCTCAAGTCCCAGCGGcagcctcttcctcttcctcatcatctTCATCACTCGAACCCGTCTCATCTCAAGTCCCAGCGGCAGCCTCTTCGTCCTCAGCATCAGACTCAGAGAGGAAGTTCAGACAGGTGGTCTGACGGGGGGCAGCTGGTTCCCCCAGAGGAACATAAGCTGCTGGAACAAGGTTTCTGGATataa
- the LOC110487848 gene encoding keratinocyte-associated protein 3-like isoform X2, whose translation MANTGRCCASLEQPKALMKIGLSMVLVGHVNFLLGALVHGAVLRHINLNTRAHTMAYSISNIMALTTGLVGVVVGMLAILLSKNKKSRVLTWSLFVVSLFGSLLATGSAIGLTVSVVRVTVNGRRSLLTHCRFPNAIGYASITNECPFDHTRVYINTVAPAEPPSLTSSVPGHPLHLHLLQSDPSHLKSQRQPLPPPPPLHHSNPSHLKSQRQPLPPPPPLHQSDLSHLKSQRQPLPLPHHLHHSNPSHLKSQRQPLRPQHQTQRGSSDRWSDGGQLVPPEEHKLLEQGFWI comes from the exons ATGGCCAATACAG GTAGGTGCTGCGCCAGTCTGGAGCAGCCCAAGGCCCTGATGAAGATTGGCCTGAGTATGGTGCTTGTAGGACACGTCAACTTCCTACTGGGGGCGCTAGTCCACGGGGCTGTGCTGCGACACATCAACCTGAACACACGAGCCCACACCATGGCGTACTCCATATCTAATATAATGGCACTCACTACTGGACTAGTG GGTGTTGTTGTAGGAATGCTGGCCATCCTCCTGTCTAAAAACAAGAAGAGCAGAGTGCTG acatggTCGTTGTTCGTGGTCAGCCTGTTTGGTAGTCTCCTGGCCACAGGGTCTGCGATTGGCCTCACCGTTTCTGTGGTGAGGGTCACAGTTAATGGTAGGCGGAGCCTCCTGACTCACTGCCGGTTCCCCAACGCTATTGGCTACGCCAGCATCACTAACGAGTGCCCTTTCGACCACACACGCGTTTAT ATAAATACAGTAGCACCCGCAGAGCCGCCCTCTCTCACTAGCTCAGTACCCGgtcatccccttcatctacaccttCTTCAGTCGGACCCGTCTCATCTCAAGTCCCAGCGGcagcctcttcctcctcctcctcctcttcatcactcGAACCCGTCTCATCTCAAGTCCCAGCGGcagcctcttcctcctcctcctcctcttcatcaatCGGACCTGTCTCATCTCAAGTCCCAGCGGcagcctcttcctcttcctcatcatctTCATCACTCGAACCCGTCTCATCTCAAGTCCCAGCGGCAGCCTCTTCGTCCTCAGCATCAGACTCAGAGAGGAAGTTCAGACAGGTGGTCTGACGGGGGGCAGCTGGTTCCCCCAGAGGAACATAAGCTGCTGGAACAAGGTTTCTGGATataa
- the LOC110487849 gene encoding gap junction beta-3 protein — protein MDWKTFEALLSGVNKYSTAFGRIWLAVVFVFRVMVFVVAAERVFSEDQKDFDCNTRQPGCANACYDHFFPVSHTRIWALQLIFVTCPTFMVVMHVAYREERERKYRIAHGENARLYDNTGQKHGGLWWTYLLSLFFKTAIEVAFLYLLHLIYNNFDLPRRVICDLWPCPNQVDCYIGRPTEKRVFTYFMVGASAVCIVLNVCEIFYLIAIRLLRISHRGSLHTSPNIRCSELDCDGCQTLAATAEYQECNEANLAMEKKSTSIF, from the coding sequence ATGGACTGGAAGACGTTCGAGGCGCTGCTTAGCGGGGTCAATAAATACTCTACCGCGTTTGGACGTATCTGGCTCGCGGTAGTCTTCGTGTTTCGCGTCATGGTCTTCGTCGTGGCCGCAGAACGCGTCTTTAGTGAGGACCAGAAAGACTTTGACTGCAACACCCGGCAACCCGGCTGCGCCAACGCCTGTTACGACCACTTTTTCCCTGTCTCTCACACCAGGATCTGGGCACTCCAGCTCATCTTCGTCACCTGTCCTACCTTCATGGTCGTGATGCACGTGGCGTACCGTGAGGAACGCGAACGCAAGTACCGCATCGCACACGGTGAAAACGCCCGTCTCTACGACAACACAGGACAGAAGCACGGAGGACTCTGGTGGACGTATCTCCTCAGCCTCTTCTTCAAGACGGCCATCGAGGTGGCgttcctctacctcctccatctcATCTACAACAACTTTGACCTGCCGAGACGCGTCATATGCGACCTCTGGCCTTGTCCTAACCAGGTGGATTGCTACATCGGCCGGCCCACAGAGAAGAGGGTGTTTACCTACTTCATGGTAGGGGCGTCGGCTGTGTGTATAGTGCTCAACGTGTGTGAGATCTTTTACCTGATAGCCATCCGGTTGCTGAGGATCAGTCATCGGGGAAGCCTCCATACCTCCCCCAACATTAGGTGCTCTGAGCTGGACTGTGATGGGTGTCAGACGCTGGCGGCGACAGCAGAGTACCAGGAGTGCAACGAGGCCAACTTAGCCATGGAGAAGAAAAGTACATCTATATTTTGA